One genomic window of Streptomyces sp. WP-1 includes the following:
- a CDS encoding alpha/beta fold hydrolase, which produces MTALSLAAALTLGAAPAAPAAPAAPADPLARYHHQHLTWKSCLLGPDDETGKELEQAGARCTEVTVPLDYARPDGRTITVALSRIRATDSAHRVGTLVLNSGGPGGPTIGDPPWVRKAMKDVGGRYDVVGVDPRFVGRSTALDCGWPTGSMIRGAGRDRAEFDGMVAFSADLARRCRTHAGDLVPYANTRNTARDMDVIRAALGERRISYLGYSYGSYLGEVYTTMFPGRTDRVVLDGVIDPARYGPRLLRGTEAAGKHALRDWADWAAAHDEDYGLGRTGSAVLATVEEIQSAAERAPLRVGGYRVDDRITPTLVLNGLSQDLPSAYGDFAQGVRELRRAAGGEPVSPSPWLAGLLQFLLTGHDSAYGSAQTAILCGDGTAPRDPETYWRDLRQADPRDRFFAPVTNAINPYAFWGPPRERPTTVRADLPALLVNATGDPRTLYSGAERVHRGWPGSRLITLHDADQHAVFGIFGSACVDDAVNAYLATDRLPAVDLSCPRGRP; this is translated from the coding sequence ATGACCGCGCTGAGCCTGGCCGCGGCACTCACCCTGGGCGCCGCCCCCGCCGCCCCCGCCGCCCCTGCGGCCCCCGCCGATCCCCTGGCCCGCTACCACCATCAGCACCTCACCTGGAAGAGCTGCCTGCTCGGCCCGGACGACGAGACCGGCAAGGAACTGGAGCAGGCAGGCGCCCGATGCACCGAAGTCACCGTGCCGTTGGACTACGCACGCCCCGACGGCCGTACGATCACCGTCGCGCTCTCCCGGATCCGGGCCACCGACTCCGCGCACCGCGTCGGCACGCTCGTGCTCAACAGCGGCGGTCCCGGCGGGCCGACCATCGGTGATCCGCCGTGGGTGCGCAAGGCGATGAAGGACGTCGGCGGGCGGTACGACGTGGTGGGGGTGGATCCCCGCTTCGTGGGCCGCAGCACCGCGCTGGACTGCGGATGGCCGACCGGCAGCATGATCCGCGGGGCGGGCAGGGACCGCGCCGAGTTCGACGGCATGGTCGCCTTCTCCGCCGACCTCGCCCGCCGCTGCCGCACCCACGCGGGCGACCTGGTGCCGTACGCGAACACCCGCAACACCGCCCGCGACATGGATGTGATCCGCGCCGCGCTGGGCGAGCGCCGGATCTCCTACCTCGGCTACTCGTACGGCAGTTACCTCGGTGAGGTGTACACCACGATGTTCCCCGGCCGCACCGACCGGGTGGTGCTGGACGGTGTGATCGACCCCGCCCGCTACGGTCCCCGGCTGCTGCGGGGCACGGAGGCCGCCGGGAAGCACGCCCTGCGCGACTGGGCGGACTGGGCCGCCGCGCATGACGAGGACTACGGCCTGGGCCGTACCGGGAGTGCGGTCCTCGCGACGGTGGAGGAGATCCAGTCGGCCGCCGAGCGCGCCCCGCTGCGGGTCGGCGGCTACCGGGTGGACGACCGGATCACCCCCACCCTCGTCCTCAACGGCCTCTCCCAGGATCTCCCCTCGGCCTACGGCGACTTCGCCCAGGGGGTGCGGGAGCTGCGGCGCGCCGCCGGGGGAGAGCCGGTGTCCCCGTCACCCTGGCTGGCCGGCCTGCTCCAGTTCCTGCTGACGGGACACGACTCCGCCTACGGCAGTGCGCAGACGGCGATCCTGTGCGGTGACGGAACCGCGCCCCGCGATCCGGAGACCTACTGGCGCGATCTGCGGCAGGCCGACCCCCGGGACCGGTTCTTCGCTCCCGTCACGAACGCCATCAACCCCTACGCGTTCTGGGGGCCGCCGCGCGAACGGCCGACCACCGTCCGCGCCGACCTCCCGGCCCTGCTGGTGAACGCCACCGGCGACCCGCGCACCCTCTACTCGGGCGCCGAGAGGGTCCACCGCGGCTGGCCCGGCTCCCGGCTGATAACCCTGCACGACGCCGACCAGCACGCCGTGTTCGGCATCTTCGGCAGCGCGTGCGTGGACGACGCGGTGAACGCCTACCTCGCGACCGACCGGCTGCCGGCCGTGGACCTGTCCTGCCCCCGGGGCCGGCCCTGA
- a CDS encoding HAD family phosphatase gives MPRLPAHVRACLFDLDGVLTQTAKVHAAAWKEMFDAYLRERARREGTEFVPFDAVRDYDEYVDGRPREDGVRTFLAARGVRLPEGSPQDPPDAETVQALGARKNELVLRRIREDGVEPYEGSVRFLHEVRAAGLACAVVSSSANARDVLAAAGIADLFDEWVDGVVTRERHLRGKPAADTYLEAARELSVEPGAAAVFEDAPAGVEAGRAGRFGLVVGVDRVGQAEQLRAHGADVVVRDLAELLESS, from the coding sequence ATGCCCCGGCTTCCCGCACATGTACGCGCCTGTCTGTTCGATCTCGACGGGGTGCTCACCCAGACCGCCAAGGTGCACGCGGCGGCCTGGAAGGAGATGTTCGACGCCTATCTGCGAGAACGCGCGCGCCGGGAGGGCACGGAGTTCGTGCCCTTCGACGCGGTGCGCGACTACGACGAGTACGTGGACGGGCGGCCGAGGGAGGACGGGGTGCGCACGTTCCTCGCGGCGCGCGGGGTGCGGTTGCCCGAGGGGTCGCCGCAGGATCCGCCGGACGCCGAGACGGTGCAGGCGCTGGGCGCCCGGAAGAACGAGCTGGTGCTGCGCCGGATCCGGGAGGACGGCGTGGAGCCGTACGAGGGTTCGGTCCGCTTTCTGCACGAGGTCCGCGCGGCGGGCCTGGCCTGCGCGGTGGTGTCGTCCAGTGCGAACGCCCGGGACGTGCTGGCCGCGGCCGGTATCGCGGACCTGTTCGACGAGTGGGTCGACGGGGTGGTGACCCGCGAGCGGCACTTGCGCGGCAAGCCCGCCGCGGACACCTATCTGGAGGCGGCACGGGAGTTGTCCGTGGAGCCCGGCGCGGCGGCCGTGTTCGAGGACGCGCCGGCCGGTGTCGAGGCCGGGCGGGCGGGGCGGTTCGGGCTGGTCGTGGGGGTGGACCGGGTGGGGCAGGCGGAGCAGCTTCGGGCGCACGGCGCCGACGTGGTCGTACGCGACCTGGCGGAACTTCTGGAGTCGTCGTGA
- a CDS encoding serine hydrolase domain-containing protein — MAIPLLSTVLRRGAALVAGAVAMVLLAAPLSAARAPDASRACGTHEAVRRSVHRLVAEDRIAGAAVLVDGPAAGPGCARWSVTDGVADLRTGRLTNTTDRLRIGSVTKTFTATVVLQLAAEHRLSLDAPVERYLPGLIRGHGYDGRRITVRRLLQHTSGLPDYLEAPEWKHPEALRHRHFEPRELVSRALQLPHPGQTWHYATTNYVVAGLIVQAVTGHSPEAEITRRVIVPLGLHDTYWPGDDTRIQGPHSRSYFTDAEGHRVDGTDWNMTFGDVGGALVSTPEDLTRFATALFGGRLLPAARLAEMRRTVAADPDRLWPGARYGLGLIMTPLTCGGAWWRHAGTVPGGHRALVAVGPGGRSVAVALNEIPATLQAEQDFLDVVDTAFCTQGSPIGRTTA; from the coding sequence ATGGCAATTCCTTTACTTTCGACCGTGCTTCGCAGAGGTGCCGCGCTCGTGGCCGGGGCCGTCGCCATGGTGCTGCTCGCCGCGCCGCTGTCCGCCGCCCGGGCACCGGACGCGTCCCGGGCGTGCGGCACGCACGAGGCCGTACGGCGGTCGGTGCACCGGCTGGTCGCCGAGGACCGGATCGCCGGGGCCGCGGTTCTCGTCGACGGGCCTGCGGCCGGGCCGGGTTGCGCGCGCTGGTCCGTCACGGACGGGGTCGCCGACCTGCGCACCGGCCGCCTTACGAACACCACGGACCGGCTGCGGATCGGCAGCGTCACCAAGACCTTCACCGCCACGGTGGTCCTGCAACTCGCCGCCGAGCACCGGCTGTCCCTGGACGCGCCGGTCGAGCGCTATCTGCCCGGCCTGATCCGGGGACACGGCTACGACGGCCGCCGGATCACCGTCCGCCGACTCCTCCAGCACACCAGCGGCCTTCCCGACTACCTCGAAGCGCCCGAGTGGAAGCACCCCGAGGCGCTGCGCCATCGCCATTTCGAGCCGCGCGAACTCGTCTCCCGTGCACTCCAGTTGCCGCACCCCGGCCAGACCTGGCACTACGCGACCACCAACTACGTCGTCGCCGGGCTGATCGTCCAGGCGGTCACCGGGCACTCGCCCGAGGCGGAGATCACCCGCCGCGTCATCGTGCCGCTCGGGCTGCACGACACCTACTGGCCCGGCGACGACACCCGGATCCAAGGCCCCCATTCCCGGAGCTACTTCACGGACGCCGAGGGCCACCGAGTGGACGGCACCGACTGGAACATGACCTTCGGGGACGTCGGCGGCGCTTTGGTGTCCACGCCGGAGGACCTGACGCGGTTCGCCACCGCGCTGTTCGGCGGGCGCCTGCTGCCGGCGGCCCGACTCGCCGAGATGCGGCGCACGGTGGCCGCCGACCCCGACCGGCTCTGGCCCGGTGCGCGCTACGGACTCGGTCTGATCATGACCCCGCTGACCTGCGGCGGCGCCTGGTGGAGGCATGCCGGGACGGTGCCGGGCGGACACCGGGCACTGGTGGCCGTGGGCCCGGGCGGGCGCAGCGTCGCCGTGGCGCTGAACGAGATACCCGCGACCCTCCAGGCCGAACAGGACTTCCTCGACGTCGTGGACACGGCCTTCTGCACGCAAGGCTCCCCCATCGGAAGGACGACCGCATGA